The following proteins are co-located in the Gossypium hirsutum isolate 1008001.06 chromosome A02, Gossypium_hirsutum_v2.1, whole genome shotgun sequence genome:
- the LOC107924794 gene encoding uncharacterized protein isoform X1: MPALSSHTLLLYPHNLNNTKAATPPHSTKPITKPLKSFSFPVFSSTANCSTMSSAVIAGASSSCSAAFTSRKNYSNKTTSTPSPKAFNTSQKTALQGLSLQEAKGGISDFFIAEKKSSVCSSHVGRGLEITARTAGASKTIEVEVDKPLGLTLGQKQGGGVVITAVDGGGNAAKAGLKAGDQVLYTSSFFGDELWPADKLGFTKTAIQAKPDSVYFVVSRGAEVDVKRLPKRPAPPRFGRKLTEAQKARATHICLDCGYIYTAQKPFDEQPDTYGCPQCQAPKKRFAPYDINTGKAIGGGLPPIGVIIGLLAGVGAVGALLVYGLQ, encoded by the exons ATGCCTGCTTTATCTAGTCATACCCTCCTTTTGTATCCACACAACTTGAACAACACCAAAGCAGCCACGCCACCTCACTCAACAAAGCCCATAACTAAACCTCTCAAATCCTTTTCTTTTCCTGTTTTCTCTTCCACTGCCAATTGTTCAACCATGTCATCAGCTGTGATTGCAGGTGCCTCTTCTTCTTGTTCTGCCGCCTTCACCAGCAGGAAGAACTACTCCAACAAAACTACCTCCACCCCTTCTCCCAAGGCATTCAATACTTCACAG AAAACCGCACTCCAAGGCTTGTCTCTTCAAGAGGCCAAAGGGGGTATCTCAGATTTCTTCATAGCTGAGAAAAAGAGCAGTGTCTGTTCCAGTCATGTAGGAAGAGGACTTGAGATCACTGCAAGAACTGCCGGTGCTTCAAAAACTATAGAGGTTGAGGTTGACAAGCCTTTAGGTTTGACATTAGGTCAGAAGCAAGGAGGTGGTGTAGTTATCACT GCTGTTGATGGGGGTGGGAATGCAGCAAAAGCAGGGCTTAAGGCAGGGGATCAGGTACTTTACACTAGCAGTTTCTTTGGGGATGAACTTTGGCCTGCAGATAAGCTTGGGTTCACTAAAACTGCCATACAGGCAAAGCCCGATTCTGTATATTTTGTTGTTAGCAG AGGTGCAGAAGTTGATGTTAAACGACTACCAAAACGACCGGCACCACCTCGCTTCGGAAGGAAACTTACTGAGGCTCAAAAG GCAAGAGCTACTCATATTTGCCTTGACTGCGGATACATATACACTGCACAGAAACCTTTTGATGAGCAG CCTGATACGTATGGATGCCCTCAATGTCAAGCACCAAAGAAGAGATTCGCACCATATGATATAAATACTGGCAAAGCTATCGGCGGAGGGCTACCTCCAATTGGGGTCATTATTGGGCTGCTGGCTGGTGTTGGAGCTGTTGGAGCATTGCTTGTTTATGGCCTTCAATGA
- the LOC107924794 gene encoding uncharacterized protein isoform X2: MPALSSHTLLLYPHNLNNTKAATPPHSTKPITKPLKSFSFPVFSSTANCSTMSSAVIAGASSSCSAAFTSRKNYSNKTTSTPSPKAFNTSQKTALQGLSLQEAKGGISDFFIAEKKSSVCSSHVGRGLEITARTAGASKTIEVEVDKPLGLTLGQKQGGGVVITAVDGGGNAAKAGLKAGDQVLYTSSFFGDELWPADKLGFTKTAIQAKPDSVYFVVSRGAEVDVKRLPKRPAPPRFGRKLTEAQKARATHICLDCGYIYTAQKPFDEQINGPLMVMKV; the protein is encoded by the exons ATGCCTGCTTTATCTAGTCATACCCTCCTTTTGTATCCACACAACTTGAACAACACCAAAGCAGCCACGCCACCTCACTCAACAAAGCCCATAACTAAACCTCTCAAATCCTTTTCTTTTCCTGTTTTCTCTTCCACTGCCAATTGTTCAACCATGTCATCAGCTGTGATTGCAGGTGCCTCTTCTTCTTGTTCTGCCGCCTTCACCAGCAGGAAGAACTACTCCAACAAAACTACCTCCACCCCTTCTCCCAAGGCATTCAATACTTCACAG AAAACCGCACTCCAAGGCTTGTCTCTTCAAGAGGCCAAAGGGGGTATCTCAGATTTCTTCATAGCTGAGAAAAAGAGCAGTGTCTGTTCCAGTCATGTAGGAAGAGGACTTGAGATCACTGCAAGAACTGCCGGTGCTTCAAAAACTATAGAGGTTGAGGTTGACAAGCCTTTAGGTTTGACATTAGGTCAGAAGCAAGGAGGTGGTGTAGTTATCACT GCTGTTGATGGGGGTGGGAATGCAGCAAAAGCAGGGCTTAAGGCAGGGGATCAGGTACTTTACACTAGCAGTTTCTTTGGGGATGAACTTTGGCCTGCAGATAAGCTTGGGTTCACTAAAACTGCCATACAGGCAAAGCCCGATTCTGTATATTTTGTTGTTAGCAG AGGTGCAGAAGTTGATGTTAAACGACTACCAAAACGACCGGCACCACCTCGCTTCGGAAGGAAACTTACTGAGGCTCAAAAG GCAAGAGCTACTCATATTTGCCTTGACTGCGGATACATATACACTGCACAGAAACCTTTTGATGAGCAG ATTAATGGTCCTCTCATGGTCATGAAAGTTTAA